The following proteins are encoded in a genomic region of Periophthalmus magnuspinnatus isolate fPerMag1 chromosome 21, fPerMag1.2.pri, whole genome shotgun sequence:
- the irs2b gene encoding insulin receptor substrate 2 produces MASPPNTGDQPILASNTSAKVKKYGYLKKQKHGHRRFFVLKEQSDGFPARLEYYESEKKWKNKSTAKRVIPLDSCLNINKRADAKHKYLIALYTKDEYFAVAAENEQEQESWYQVLTDLMSEGKVYDGSASNSASSLVGFDEESYGVITPVSAAYKEVWQVNLKSKGLGQSRNLTGVYRLCLSSRTISFVKLNSEVASVILQLMNIRRCGHSDSFFFIEVGRSAATGPGELWMQADDSVVAQNIHETILEAMKAMKELSEFRPRSKSQSSGTNPISVPTRRHLNNPPPSQTGLPRRSRTDSMAATSPVSKFSSCRIRTASEGDGTMTRPLSVTGSPLSPGVHRTLLSRSHTISTRPTRTFESSSLQHSKSMSMPLSHSPPMGAPSLASLSSCPDSSAPRPSSCTASFSGSPSDAGFISCEEYGCSPADMRDIRLPLSVRSNTPESIRADTPPSRDGSELDGYMVMERQNQNGYRRIPELDKSYRKRTYSLTTPRQQRGPPQVSSASLDEYTLMRATNTSGSQGPRRCHTTSPKGTHPEDYRQGQVTTDSIPDENGYMPMMPGVALHTPRPREDSYMPMSPMCISAPKQIINPRSHSSTVLASRTDSPGSVSLEDSGYMPMWCGARMSVDNTEAKLSNGDYLNMSPVDSLVSFTPPDYILSPTEPHPRQAFSHSSLSHALKGPLQRKGSTDSDQYVLMSIQKQRIEEESNPCPASVGESVTTASPSMASCTPFRVARVEGGLSYRNRACRPTRLALESLRTLPCMSEHPLPSEPRSPGEYINIDFSTSTRESTAPQSSDGDISSPKHRPQTLSSPLLLSEQQGLKEESNLSVETEAQVGCPPAPVRDDYTEMTFPPVSIPALPTSPTTCVQRLSLDNPLVEAVPPGPVNSFLSGAPSLSVNLLDPHRGAKVIRADPQGRRRHSSETFSSTTTVAPVCPSFAPDIKRHSSASVENVSHSVHASDGPDMEYGSPMCRETSAGFQNGLNYIALNLMEGNLGACDGLLRFKAACGCKGGMNGFNTSPYASLGFKETATAVKE; encoded by the exons ATGGCGAGTCCGCCAAACACGGGAGATCAGCCGATATTAGCCAGTAATACGAGCGCGAAGGTGAAGAAGTATGGCTATCTGAAGAAGCAGAAACACGGTCACAGGCGCTTTTTCGTTTTGAAGGAACAGAGCGACGGTTTCCCTGCGCGTCTGGAGTACTACGAGAGCGAgaagaaatggaaaaataagtCGACCGCAAAGAGAGTGATCCCGCTGGACTCCTGTCTGAATATCAACAAGAGAGCGGACGCCAAACACAAGTATCTCATTGCTCTTTACACCAAGGACGAGTATTTCGCTGTTGCTGCAGAGAacgagcaggagcaggagagcTGGTACCAggttttgacagatttaatgtCAGAAGGAAAAGTCTATGACGGCTCCGCGTCAAACTCGGCGTCCTCGCTCGTGGGCTTTGACGAGGAGAGCTACGGCGTAATAACGCCGGTGTCTGCAGCCTATAAGGAGGTATGGCAAGTCAACTTAAAATCTAAAGGCTTGGGGCAGAGCAGAAATTTGACAGGGGTTTACAGACTGTGTTTGTCCAGTCGGACTATCAGCTTTGTGAAGCTCAACTCGGAGGTCGCCTCCGTCATTCTACAGCTCATGAATATTCGGAGGTGCGGCCACTCTGACAGCTTTTTCTTCATTGAGGTTGGTCGCTCTGCTGCCACGGGTCCCGGGGAGCTGTGGATGCAGGCagatgactctgtggtggcgcAGAACATCCACGAAACTATTTTAGAAGCAATGAAAGCCATGAAGGAGCTGTCGGAATTCCGTCCGCGCAGCAAAAGCCAGTCATCCGGGACCAACCCCATCTCTGTGCCCACAAGGCGGCACCTGAACAACCCCCCTCCAAGCCAAACAGGGCTTCCCCGTCGGTCACGCACTGACAGCATGGCCGCCACTTCACCAGTGAGCAAATTCTCCTCGTGCAGAATACGCACAGCCAGCGAGGGCGATGGCACCATGACACGCCCCTTATCCGTGACGGGTAGCCCCTTAAGTCCCGGGGTACACCGGACGCTCTTGAGCAGGTCTCACACCATCTCAACACGCCCCACACGGACATTTGAGTCTTCTTCCCTCCAGCACAGTAAATCTATGTCAATGCCACTGTCTCACTCCCCACCCATGGGTGCCCCCAGCCTCGCGAGCCTGTCATCCTGTCCTGACAGCAGTGCGCCTCGCCCGTCCAGCTGCACTGCCTCTTTCTCAGGCTCTCCCAGTGACGCTGGCTTCATCTCCTGTGAGGAATATGGCTGTAGTCCTGCAGATATGAGGGACATCAGGTTACCCCTCTCTGTGCGCAGCAACACCCCTGAGTCTATCAGGGCAGACACACCCCCATCTCGGGATGGCAGTGAGCTGGACGGCTACATGGTGATGGAGAGGCAGAACCAGAATGGTTACAGACGAATCCcagaactggacaaaagttacCGTAAACGCACTTATTCTCTTACCACCCCTCGCCAGCAGAGGGGTCCTCCACAAGTGTCCTCCGCCTCACTGGATGAGTACACTCTAATGAGGGCTACAAACACCAGTGGTAGTCAGGGCCCTCGCCGGTGCCACACGACGTCTCCTAAAGGGACTCATCCGGAGGACTACAGGCAAGGTCAAGTGACCACCGACAGCATCCCCGATGAGAACGGCTATATGCCCATGATGCCAGGTGTGGCACTGCATACCCCAAGGCCCAGGGAGGATTCCTACATGCCAATGAGCCCCATGTGTATCTCTGCACCAAAACAGATCATAAACCCACGCTCACACTCCTCGACTGTGCTGGCCTCACGCACTGACTCCCCTGGGAGTGTCTCACTGGAGGACAGTGGCTACATGCCCATGTGGTGTGGGGCCCGTATGTCTGTGGACAACACAGAAGCAAAGCTCTCAAATGGAGATTACCTGAACATGTCTCCAGTGGACTCGCTTGTGTCTTTTACCCCTCCAGATTACATCCTCAGCCCCACAGAGCCCCACCCACGACAGGCCTTCTCTCACAGCTCTCTGTCACACGCACTTAAGGGCCCACTGCAGAGGAAAGGCTCCACAGACTCAGACCAGTATGTGCTCATGTCCATACAGAAGCAGAGGATAGAAGAGGAGTCCAACCCCTGTCCTGCCTCTGTGGGAGAGTCAGTCACCACTGCATCTCCGAGCATGGCATCCTGTACACCGTTCAGAGTAGCTCGGGTTGAGGGGGGCCTGAGCTATAGGAACAGGGCGTGTCGGCCCACACGTCTGGCACTGGAGTCTCTTAGAACTTTACCCTGCATGAGCGAGCACCCCCTGCCCTCAGAGCCCCGCAGCCCCGGAGAGTACATCAACATTGATTTCAGCACTTCCACCCGTGAGTCGACTGCCCCCCAATCCTCTGATGGCGATATTAGCTCTCCAAAACACCGGCCTCAGACCTTGAGCTCCCCTCTCCTGCTCAGTGAACAGCAGGGGCTGAAAGAGGAGAGTAACCTGAGTGTAGAGACAGAGGCACAAGTGGGGTGTCCGCCAGCCCCGGTCAGGGACGATTACACAGAGATGACTTTTCCTCCTGTCTCCATACCTGCCCTTCCCACCAGCCCCACCACCTGTGTTCAGAGACTCAGTTTGGACAACCCTCTGGTGGAGGCGGTACCCCCAGGTCCAGTGAACTCTTTTCTCTCAGGTGCTCCATCTTTATCTGTGAACCTTTTAGACCCGCATAGAGGAGCCAAAGTGATCAGGGCAGACCCGCAAGGCCGGAGAAGGCACAGTTCTGAGACCTTCTCGTCCACCACCACTGTAGCACCCGTGTGCCCATCCTTTGCACCTGATATCAAGAGGCACAGCTCTGCTTCTGTTGAGAATGTATCTCACAGCGTTCATGCCTCGGATGGACCAGACATGGAGTATGGAAGCCCCATGTGCAGGGAGACCTCAGCTGGTTTTCAAAACGGACTAAACTACATTGCCTTAAACTTAATGGAGGGAAATCTTGGGGCATGTGATGGACTTCTAAGATTCAAGGCTGCATGTGGCTGCAAAGGAGGAATGAATGGATTCAACACTAGTCCCTATGCCAGCCTGGGATTCAAAGAAACCGCTACTGCTGTGAAAG AATGA